Proteins from a genomic interval of bacterium:
- a CDS encoding recombinase family protein: MTTPKPGTPLAAIAYYRYSEEGQSEYSIPAQRDAVQKAAPGLGYTIVAEFADEGVSGLRSDRPGFQAAISAARAEAAVAAILVHKFDRFSRDSEHQAVFRAALKRDGVRLVSIAEPTDDSPAGFLTERIMDAMAAYYSLNLSHEAKKGLSQRRKQGRHCGSAPLGYHWKACDARYPTLKSLVIEPQEARVVRAIYRLAEQGFGTVTIARRMNERGYLGKWGSAWTNTVRVMRTLRNPTYAALIASEPKSHRVAVGGKRIDHHRREWEKALVETEEWLPIIERERWRRIQAILDRRARTMHPASPYLLTGLLKCPVCGENMWGSGGGTGGSRYYRCSRARLTHPSFSLPAPKVEAAVIEALAEAAGNLELVAVAPAQRSAERLEDLRDELRGLRETMTRLEDAYLAGQFDLATFRDRKRLLVGRIEETEQALSAPVPAPKPPSKRYLRETIRKLRSAETPVVERRRRLSEVFVSVTPRQDGGLDIILRDRSDLPEDASPAR, translated from the coding sequence ATGACCACCCCCAAGCCCGGGACTCCCCTAGCGGCCATCGCCTACTACCGCTACTCCGAGGAAGGGCAATCCGAGTATTCTATTCCCGCCCAGCGCGATGCCGTCCAGAAAGCCGCGCCCGGGCTGGGGTACACCATCGTCGCCGAGTTCGCCGATGAAGGGGTATCCGGCCTCCGATCTGACCGCCCGGGCTTCCAGGCCGCGATCTCCGCCGCCCGGGCCGAGGCTGCCGTAGCCGCCATCCTGGTCCACAAGTTTGACAGGTTCAGCCGGGACAGTGAACACCAGGCCGTCTTCCGCGCCGCGCTGAAACGCGACGGTGTGCGCCTGGTTTCCATTGCCGAGCCGACCGACGACTCACCGGCCGGCTTCCTGACCGAGCGCATCATGGACGCGATGGCCGCGTACTACTCGCTCAACCTATCCCACGAGGCTAAGAAGGGCCTGAGTCAGCGGCGCAAGCAAGGGCGCCATTGCGGGTCCGCGCCCCTGGGCTATCACTGGAAAGCCTGCGACGCCCGATACCCGACACTCAAATCTCTGGTTATCGAGCCGCAGGAGGCCAGGGTCGTCCGGGCGATCTACCGGCTGGCCGAGCAGGGGTTCGGCACCGTCACCATCGCGCGGCGGATGAATGAGCGAGGCTATTTGGGCAAGTGGGGGTCCGCCTGGACGAATACCGTCCGGGTCATGCGGACCTTGCGGAACCCGACCTATGCCGCCTTGATCGCGTCTGAGCCGAAAAGCCACCGGGTAGCCGTGGGCGGTAAGCGGATAGACCATCACCGGCGCGAATGGGAGAAGGCGTTGGTCGAAACTGAGGAGTGGTTGCCGATCATCGAGCGGGAACGCTGGCGGCGGATTCAGGCGATTCTCGACCGCCGGGCCCGCACCATGCACCCGGCCAGCCCATACCTGCTGACCGGCCTGCTCAAATGCCCGGTCTGTGGCGAGAATATGTGGGGTTCAGGCGGCGGTACAGGCGGAAGCCGATACTATCGCTGCTCGCGGGCGCGTCTGACGCACCCGTCATTCAGCCTGCCGGCCCCGAAGGTCGAGGCGGCCGTGATTGAGGCGCTGGCCGAGGCCGCGGGCAACCTCGAACTCGTGGCCGTCGCGCCGGCTCAGCGGAGCGCCGAGCGGCTCGAGGATCTGCGGGACGAACTGCGGGGGCTTCGGGAGACCATGACCCGGCTGGAGGATGCTTACCTGGCCGGGCAGTTTGACTTGGCGACCTTCCGGGACAGGAAGAGGTTGCTGGTGGGGAGAATCGAGGAGACCGAGCAGGCATTGAGCGCGCCTGTCCCGGCGCCCAAGCCGCCCAGCAAGCGGTATCTCCGGGAGACCATACGGAAACTGCGTTCAGCCGAAACCCCGGTAGTCGAGCGTCGGCGGCGGTTATCTGAGGTCTTTGTCTCGGTAACGCCCAGGCAAGATGGCGGGCTAGACATCATCCTGCGGGACCGCTCCGACCTGCCCGAGGACGCCTCCCCTGCGAGGTAG
- a CDS encoding N-acetylmuramoyl-L-alanine amidase, translated as MKIAIDPGHGMSNRKPGVYDPGAVSAGQDEATIALQYALTLKYTLVFGNAGMPCFLTRSNHDDPAPVGTRAQRAEEAGCNRFISLHLNSSVKVASGIEVLWRAAKDKPLALALLKALVRVTGFRSRGIKQRTDLAVLRFAPGPAVLIELGFINNPQERAWLLQRDNRIAVCQAIVEAIRA; from the coding sequence ATGAAGATCGCCATTGACCCCGGACACGGCATGAGCAATCGAAAGCCCGGCGTCTATGACCCGGGCGCAGTCAGTGCGGGACAGGATGAGGCGACTATCGCCCTCCAGTACGCCCTTACCCTCAAATACACACTTGTCTTCGGAAACGCGGGTATGCCCTGCTTCCTGACGCGCAGCAATCACGACGATCCGGCGCCGGTCGGGACCCGCGCTCAGCGGGCAGAGGAGGCCGGGTGCAATCGCTTCATTTCCCTGCACCTGAACTCGTCCGTGAAAGTGGCCTCCGGGATCGAGGTCCTCTGGCGCGCGGCGAAGGACAAACCACTCGCCCTCGCCTTACTGAAAGCCCTGGTGCGCGTCACTGGTTTCCGCAGCCGTGGTATCAAGCAGCGCACAGACCTCGCCGTGCTGAGGTTCGCGCCCGGGCCGGCCGTCCTGATCGAACTTGGTTTCATCAACAACCCGCAGGAGCGCGCCTGGCTGCTCCAGCGCGACAACCGGATTGCGGTCTGTCAGGCAATCGTCGAGGCAATCAGGGCATGA
- a CDS encoding phage minor capsid protein, with the protein MAIPENFANREIETISRLYRNSEARLMRVIQSATATDFQRGRSWILLKQIQTILTELEAGHQRWAEQNVIQWYRRGMAETAKTHRQPLPAFTQIHRQAVEALVQRMVATSAERVQSVAVGVSSAFIGAQQRVVQEQALAAQIAEGVIEGLGPEELSKRIVQTLQDGAVRRLGTYVDPVLKQQLQQTAEGKLIHILCKDGKTRAYNLKDYGRMVGITESRFAASEGVMKTTLEYGEDLVQWSVHTGACAICLPLQGKVFSITGQNKDFPILTDDSRCPAHPKCRHCLAPVVESFLRDRGQYDALRQFSNAPEARVNDFAAFRERIHARAA; encoded by the coding sequence ATGGCGATCCCGGAGAACTTCGCTAACCGCGAGATCGAGACTATCAGCCGCCTCTACCGCAACTCCGAAGCGCGGCTGATGCGCGTCATTCAATCCGCCACCGCCACCGACTTTCAGCGCGGGCGCAGCTGGATACTCCTCAAGCAGATTCAGACCATCCTCACCGAACTGGAGGCCGGGCACCAACGCTGGGCTGAGCAGAATGTGATCCAGTGGTATCGGCGGGGCATGGCGGAAACGGCCAAAACTCACCGCCAGCCGCTCCCGGCGTTCACGCAGATTCACCGCCAGGCCGTCGAGGCATTGGTGCAGCGTATGGTGGCGACGAGCGCCGAGCGAGTGCAATCGGTCGCGGTCGGAGTGAGCAGCGCGTTTATCGGCGCGCAGCAGCGAGTGGTGCAAGAGCAAGCCCTGGCCGCGCAGATCGCCGAGGGCGTGATCGAAGGGCTGGGGCCGGAGGAATTGTCGAAGCGTATTGTTCAGACACTGCAAGATGGCGCCGTGCGGCGGCTGGGCACCTATGTGGACCCGGTCCTCAAGCAGCAACTTCAACAGACAGCCGAGGGCAAACTGATCCACATCCTCTGCAAAGACGGGAAGACGCGGGCCTACAACCTCAAGGACTATGGCCGAATGGTCGGGATCACCGAGAGCCGATTCGCCGCTTCCGAGGGCGTGATGAAGACGACACTCGAATACGGTGAAGACCTGGTGCAGTGGTCGGTGCATACCGGAGCGTGCGCGATTTGTTTGCCCTTGCAGGGTAAGGTCTTTTCGATCACCGGGCAGAACAAAGACTTCCCCATACTGACGGATGATTCGCGGTGCCCCGCCCATCCCAAATGCCGACATTGCTTGGCGCCCGTCGTCGAGTCGTTCTTGCGCGACCGCGGGCAGTACGACGCCCTGCGCCAGTTCAGTAACGCGCCCGAGGCGCGGGTGAACGACTTCGCGGCCTTCCGGGAGAGAATCCATGCTCGGGCAGCCTAG
- a CDS encoding methyltransferase domain-containing protein, translated as MKLNLGCGPAKMPDAVNVDVSPRSVADVIHDLNRFPWPFCDDTFDEIHASGVLEHLAYLPPVMQEIWRIARPGAKVHIWVPYATHTPHLGNPYHRLNFTEWTFDFFCDPALRQSTADAIAATFRKVSVKLSWCGDWGSRPEHERQAAIFHELNVIESMRVVLEVVK; from the coding sequence ATGAAACTGAACTTGGGTTGTGGGCCCGCGAAAATGCCGGATGCGGTGAATGTGGATGTCTCTCCGAGGTCGGTAGCCGATGTCATCCACGACCTGAACCGCTTCCCCTGGCCGTTCTGCGACGACACCTTCGACGAGATTCACGCTTCGGGCGTGCTGGAGCATCTGGCGTACCTGCCGCCGGTGATGCAGGAAATCTGGCGCATCGCCCGCCCGGGCGCGAAGGTGCATATCTGGGTGCCCTATGCGACGCACACGCCGCACCTGGGCAATCCTTATCACCGGCTGAACTTCACGGAATGGACATTCGATTTCTTCTGCGATCCGGCATTGCGCCAGAGCACGGCGGATGCGATTGCCGCGACATTTCGCAAAGTGTCGGTGAAACTGAGTTGGTGCGGCGACTGGGGATCTCGCCCGGAACACGAGCGGCAGGCGGCGATCTTCCACGAACTCAATGTCATCGAGTCCATGCGGGTCGTCCTGGAGGTAGTCAAGTGA
- a CDS encoding site-specific DNA-methyltransferase, giving the protein MDLVVTSPPYNCRKQYGQDDDQKPWPEYYRWIGLVLDELYRVLLPGGVLALNVPGVVRWQAEHRYADTWSDFDPGYKTHRNGEKVVGKGRIEPIGFILFEMMRQRDSHIREPIIWVKGSNGNAICSQYRMGCDSDPYMRPAHEFILLGSKGQWYHRGGTGRRGDIALPFPDDTKDVWFASPESSRLHPAVFPVEIPRRLIRLFTHAEDSVVLDPFMGSGTTGLACQELGRDFIGIEQDEGYCEIARRRIAHAENILRPEPQGKQLTISISP; this is encoded by the coding sequence GTGGACTTGGTAGTCACCTCTCCGCCATACAACTGCCGCAAGCAATACGGGCAGGATGATGACCAAAAGCCCTGGCCGGAATACTATCGCTGGATAGGCTTGGTGCTGGATGAACTCTATCGTGTCCTGCTTCCGGGCGGTGTTCTCGCGCTGAATGTGCCTGGCGTGGTAAGGTGGCAAGCGGAACACAGATACGCTGATACCTGGAGTGACTTTGACCCCGGATATAAGACCCACCGGAACGGCGAGAAAGTTGTGGGCAAGGGCAGGATTGAACCGATTGGGTTTATCCTGTTTGAGATGATGCGACAGCGAGACAGCCATATCAGGGAACCGATTATTTGGGTGAAGGGAAGTAACGGGAACGCGATCTGTTCTCAATACCGCATGGGTTGCGACAGCGATCCGTACATGCGCCCAGCCCACGAGTTTATACTACTCGGCTCGAAAGGCCAATGGTATCACCGAGGCGGAACTGGGCGGCGTGGAGACATAGCCCTACCATTTCCAGATGATACCAAAGATGTGTGGTTTGCTTCGCCCGAGTCGTCACGGCTCCATCCCGCCGTCTTTCCCGTCGAGATTCCGAGGCGACTTATCCGCCTCTTCACACACGCCGAAGATTCTGTGGTGCTAGACCCGTTTATGGGTAGTGGCACTACCGGACTGGCCTGCCAGGAACTAGGCCGGGACTTCATCGGGATTGAGCAGGATGAAGGATACTGCGAGATTGCACGGCGGAGGATTGCCCACGCGGAGAATATCCTGCGACCAGAACCGCAGGGAAAGCAGTTGACTATAAGCATCTCACCATAG
- a CDS encoding helix-turn-helix transcriptional regulator, producing the protein MSTSEKILGATIRAIRESQGRTQEEIGTRAGLTKATLSRIETGQAGGRHDTIKRIAAALGLTLDELEARAREMSGEPAAPSPAARGVREATAPYQSPTEAERELEYRLRADRDLSLEDIQDILRFYRLKKTKGLPRGQISAPRRVSAKGSAPGTSTEE; encoded by the coding sequence ATGAGCACAAGCGAAAAGATCTTGGGGGCCACCATCCGGGCCATCCGGGAGTCGCAGGGCAGGACGCAGGAGGAAATCGGAACCCGCGCGGGCCTTACCAAGGCCACGCTTTCGAGGATAGAAACCGGCCAAGCCGGTGGCCGCCACGACACAATCAAACGGATCGCTGCCGCCTTGGGGCTTACCCTCGATGAACTGGAGGCCCGCGCCCGCGAAATGTCCGGGGAACCAGCCGCCCCATCGCCTGCCGCTCGGGGCGTCAGGGAGGCCACCGCGCCCTACCAATCGCCAACCGAGGCCGAGCGAGAACTCGAATATCGGCTTAGGGCTGACCGGGACCTTAGCCTGGAGGACATCCAGGACATTCTCAGGTTCTATCGCCTCAAGAAAACAAAGGGCCTCCCGCGAGGTCAGATCAGCGCTCCACGCCGGGTGTCGGCGAAAGGGTCGGCACCCGGGACGAGCACTGAGGAATGA
- a CDS encoding NlpC/P60 family protein, which translates to MSEAAVVELNRSQAEGPVVAVHPGKPLSLPRDAIRAEALSWLRTPYHPGAAVKGAGVDCARLLVSVFEACGIMENPELPEVPADWFLHTGEEVFLQTLPRYAEPVEPPYQEGDILTYQFGRCVSHSALYIGRGELIHVIKGAGVMVERENAPILASRFAGAWRLRCLTS; encoded by the coding sequence ATGAGCGAAGCGGCCGTAGTCGAATTGAATAGGAGCCAGGCAGAGGGTCCAGTCGTCGCCGTGCACCCGGGCAAGCCACTCTCGCTCCCCCGGGATGCCATTCGAGCCGAGGCCCTCTCCTGGCTCCGCACCCCCTATCATCCGGGCGCGGCGGTAAAGGGCGCCGGCGTGGACTGCGCGCGGCTGCTGGTTTCGGTCTTCGAGGCGTGCGGCATCATGGAGAATCCAGAGTTGCCCGAGGTTCCCGCGGACTGGTTTCTCCACACCGGAGAAGAGGTCTTTCTCCAGACATTGCCTCGCTATGCCGAGCCGGTCGAGCCGCCCTACCAGGAAGGCGATATCTTGACCTATCAATTCGGGCGGTGTGTCAGCCATTCAGCGCTCTACATCGGGCGCGGCGAACTCATCCATGTCATCAAGGGCGCGGGCGTCATGGTCGAGCGGGAGAATGCCCCAATACTGGCCAGCCGATTCGCCGGGGCCTGGAGGTTGCGATGTCTGACCTCCTAG
- a CDS encoding DUF2460 domain-containing protein has product MSNDLYPRMPQAEMVQVDGYSTDVWETEPGFNWKYQVRSFPVRAFKLKYDPLNDTEFQALRNFWLRHRGNLESFLVEDYTDRTHTGVFAYADGEATTYWLPFDVAAAVTISVDGVVDPAAAVNLTTGLVTFTTAPLIGSELSYAATTPRYRVRFAASDLPATRHKFIAWGAEVTLVQARGI; this is encoded by the coding sequence ATGAGCAACGATCTCTATCCGAGAATGCCGCAGGCTGAGATGGTGCAGGTGGACGGCTACAGCACCGATGTCTGGGAGACGGAACCGGGCTTCAACTGGAAGTATCAGGTTCGGTCATTCCCGGTCCGGGCGTTCAAGTTGAAATACGACCCACTGAATGATACCGAGTTCCAGGCGCTACGCAACTTCTGGTTGCGGCACCGGGGAAACCTGGAGTCGTTTCTGGTTGAGGATTATACTGACCGGACACACACGGGCGTCTTCGCCTATGCGGACGGTGAAGCAACGACCTATTGGCTGCCCTTCGATGTGGCGGCCGCGGTGACGATTTCGGTTGACGGCGTGGTGGATCCGGCCGCAGCCGTGAACCTGACCACCGGACTGGTGACTTTCACGACCGCGCCGCTGATCGGCTCCGAACTTTCCTATGCCGCGACGACGCCCCGGTATCGAGTGCGCTTCGCCGCTTCTGATCTTCCCGCCACCCGGCACAAGTTCATCGCCTGGGGGGCCGAGGTAACGCTAGTTCAGGCCAGGGGAATCTGA
- a CDS encoding WxcM-like domain-containing protein, producing MPELHFQATILSKLSLPQGKKGSGMIEGVKIRALVRHLDERGYLMEILRDDDEEFVKFGQVYLTTCNPGIVKAWHCHEKQTDNLCLVKGAAKVGLWDGHRSQTVILSELEPKLLQVPPGIWHGFTALGGDPCYILNIPTEHYERENPDELRKDPFDPEIEYQWEPQSR from the coding sequence ATGCCGGAACTACACTTTCAGGCCACGATTCTGTCGAAACTATCTCTGCCCCAGGGCAAAAAAGGAAGCGGCATGATCGAGGGCGTGAAGATCAGAGCACTGGTGCGCCATCTGGATGAGCGCGGATACCTGATGGAGATCCTCCGGGACGACGACGAGGAGTTCGTCAAGTTCGGCCAGGTCTACCTGACCACCTGCAACCCTGGCATCGTCAAGGCATGGCATTGCCACGAGAAGCAGACCGACAACCTCTGTCTGGTCAAGGGCGCGGCGAAGGTTGGGCTATGGGATGGTCATAGAAGCCAGACGGTCATTCTGAGTGAACTGGAGCCGAAACTGCTCCAGGTCCCGCCCGGTATCTGGCATGGATTCACCGCTTTGGGCGGCGACCCGTGCTACATCCTCAATATCCCGACCGAGCATTATGAGCGAGAGAACCCAGACGAACTGAGGAAGGACCCCTTTGACCCAGAAATCGAATATCAATGGGAGCCGCAGAGCAGATGA
- a CDS encoding DUF2163 domain-containing protein, which yields MPKDATAAFEALMADQERRVITLFVWRFVSTMVIRTTDYDQSVEVDVGDGDGLQDYMVLPCERQPIEARADLQIEDTTLVLPNADVIIEGATPEPGNSIAMMAAAGLFDDCEVTIYLHDLEGGNTLHHSDWIVQGAIDIARTHVTIHLQSELSRLTILEPRTVVQEQCNNCVYDAACGLDRDAWTQTGVVTGGTKAVLQTNLTQADAYHDLGEIQFTTGDNWGAVRTVMKYVQASGAITLSSPLRKTPAAGDQFTIVPGCDRTIATCREKFFNLGRFRGFPFVPRPETVL from the coding sequence ATGCCAAAAGACGCGACCGCTGCTTTTGAGGCGTTGATGGCCGACCAGGAGCGGAGGGTGATCACCCTCTTCGTCTGGCGGTTTGTCTCGACGATGGTCATTCGCACCACCGACTATGACCAGTCGGTCGAGGTGGATGTGGGTGATGGCGACGGCCTGCAAGACTACATGGTTCTGCCCTGCGAGCGGCAACCCATTGAGGCCCGGGCCGACCTGCAGATCGAGGATACGACCCTGGTGCTGCCCAACGCCGATGTCATCATCGAGGGCGCGACGCCGGAGCCGGGCAACAGCATCGCCATGATGGCCGCCGCCGGCCTCTTCGATGATTGCGAGGTGACGATTTACCTCCATGACCTCGAAGGCGGCAACACGCTGCATCATTCTGATTGGATCGTCCAGGGCGCGATTGACATTGCCCGAACCCATGTCACCATCCACCTGCAGAGCGAGTTGTCGCGGCTGACCATCCTGGAGCCGCGAACAGTCGTCCAGGAGCAATGCAATAACTGCGTCTATGATGCGGCCTGCGGGCTGGACCGGGACGCCTGGACCCAAACCGGCGTAGTGACCGGCGGGACGAAGGCAGTTCTCCAGACAAATCTAACACAGGCCGATGCCTACCACGATCTGGGCGAAATCCAGTTCACAACCGGCGACAACTGGGGAGCGGTGCGCACCGTGATGAAGTATGTCCAGGCCAGTGGCGCCATCACGCTATCGAGTCCGCTGCGGAAGACGCCGGCCGCCGGCGATCAGTTCACCATCGTACCCGGATGCGACCGGACGATTGCTACCTGCCGCGAGAAGTTCTTCAACTTGGGGAGGTTCCGGGGATTCCCCTTCGTCCCGCGACCGGAGACGGTGTTATGA
- a CDS encoding minor capsid protein: MADLLREITQWVATGTGWGIGSKLYGGALPAEEPDEAIVILERGGPPDMYHIDYRVGRFMFQVLARGNTYFTARDDSHAVKACLHELGQQTIGEWEIMSSEAVSAPQFLGFDERGRYEFSTNYEVRALRFP, encoded by the coding sequence ATGGCTGACCTCTTGCGCGAGATCACGCAGTGGGTAGCGACCGGGACCGGCTGGGGAATCGGGAGCAAACTCTACGGCGGCGCGCTGCCGGCCGAAGAGCCGGACGAAGCGATTGTGATTCTGGAGCGCGGCGGTCCGCCGGACATGTACCACATTGACTACCGGGTGGGGCGGTTCATGTTCCAGGTGTTGGCGCGGGGCAATACCTACTTCACCGCGCGGGATGATTCGCACGCGGTCAAGGCTTGCCTGCACGAGTTGGGCCAGCAGACCATCGGCGAGTGGGAGATCATGAGTTCAGAGGCGGTCTCGGCCCCACAGTTTCTTGGTTTCGACGAGCGGGGCCGCTATGAGTTCAGCACCAATTATGAGGTGCGCGCGCTGAGGTTCCCGTGA
- a CDS encoding phage tail protein yields MSDLLASLGRIALTIGFSTFGGGALAHAAWSTVGSLLGGLLFPQKSLKGPLAAASLQVSGPQKGQPLPVVYGRTRLTANLIWYGNFTAGSEDAGGGKGGKGGGGSVPVYSADCAFAISEGVVQSLRRIWLGDSEKMPADITHTFYSGTGAQTVDAYLAAALETDQQTAWLGPAPPGGTPAGPAFPYTAYVIFPQLSLGYGSNMPAISFEVERYDLTDNDRLDATLLVTHPYDADHDMNPALIIADFLTHTRYGLSVLASDIDWASFIDAANFCHNNGLYISPILAQNQDGLRHIEELLTYFDGMLVYSQGQLHLKVRSQPATTIPITPDDYMEGAAATLSRQGIRDAKNTIRIEWQDRANGYGTAVTEAKDGWVVGRSGANPEQISLPAFKTRTPTERMAGRMLLMASTPTIAIKLGLAPREFLIEPGDVLEVTDPSLDLDHQYFRVVSVSEDKDGSMAVSAVLEYPEGLELYGYSSEPGAGTVGTADLYGDPGDAVVTVVETWQHGFFGQGSFVVHAGSHHPSYAGSEVHVSVDGGNTFAYAGRTTTRSAQGATLTLLLAGGADLQPAATVEVDIGATGGTLESTTAAGLTNEEKLVNIEDEVIAYQTATLIAANQYRLTGLYRGRQSTARVDHGIGSSFCYLNPRALQVDFPATLQGETVVFKVASINHAGEAQDLAAVPVVNHLVDALIAPIIGDMTIDGNLALSGILDFGGPQLYGLDATHLGIIGSLTIDGAAIWLRNNGYAQYSIDSADAAAGTYSFTSYRRYRGTIAAPTAVQNGDWIGGLRFGGYDGAAIQLRGGIFALVDGAVAAGVVPTAISLRTGTASLIERFRISSAGLFTMVGLPAYANNAAAVGGGLTVGQLYRTGGDPDIVCVVH; encoded by the coding sequence ATGTCTGACCTCCTAGCAAGCCTGGGCAGAATCGCGTTGACCATTGGGTTCAGTACCTTTGGCGGCGGGGCTCTAGCACACGCCGCCTGGAGCACAGTCGGCTCGCTACTGGGCGGACTGCTTTTCCCACAAAAGAGCCTGAAGGGCCCGCTGGCCGCCGCCAGCCTGCAGGTGAGCGGCCCGCAGAAAGGCCAGCCGCTCCCCGTGGTCTATGGCCGAACCCGGCTGACTGCGAACCTAATCTGGTACGGTAACTTCACCGCCGGCTCGGAGGATGCCGGCGGAGGGAAGGGCGGCAAGGGCGGTGGCGGGTCGGTTCCCGTCTATTCGGCGGATTGCGCCTTTGCGATTTCTGAGGGCGTGGTGCAAAGCCTGAGAAGGATTTGGCTGGGCGACAGCGAAAAGATGCCGGCGGACATTACTCACACTTTTTATTCCGGCACCGGCGCGCAGACAGTAGATGCCTATCTCGCCGCTGCCCTCGAAACGGACCAGCAGACGGCCTGGCTCGGCCCGGCGCCTCCGGGAGGCACGCCTGCTGGTCCTGCTTTTCCCTACACCGCCTATGTCATCTTCCCGCAGTTGTCGCTGGGCTACGGCTCCAATATGCCCGCGATCTCCTTTGAGGTCGAGCGCTACGACCTTACCGACAACGACCGGCTCGACGCAACCCTGCTCGTGACGCACCCCTACGACGCCGACCATGACATGAACCCGGCGCTTATCATCGCGGACTTTCTCACTCACACGCGGTACGGACTCTCCGTTCTGGCCTCCGATATTGATTGGGCTTCTTTCATTGACGCCGCCAACTTCTGCCATAACAACGGCCTCTACATCAGCCCGATCCTGGCGCAGAATCAGGACGGCCTCCGGCACATCGAGGAATTGCTGACCTACTTCGATGGAATGCTGGTCTATTCGCAGGGGCAACTCCACCTGAAAGTCCGGTCGCAACCGGCGACCACCATCCCGATCACCCCTGACGATTACATGGAGGGCGCCGCCGCGACGCTTTCTCGCCAGGGGATTCGAGACGCCAAGAACACGATCCGCATCGAATGGCAAGACCGGGCGAACGGTTACGGGACGGCCGTCACCGAAGCGAAGGACGGTTGGGTGGTGGGGCGCTCCGGGGCGAATCCTGAGCAAATCAGCCTGCCCGCCTTCAAGACGCGCACGCCGACCGAGCGGATGGCGGGCCGAATGCTCCTCATGGCCAGCACGCCGACCATTGCGATCAAACTAGGATTGGCGCCGCGCGAGTTCCTGATTGAGCCGGGCGATGTCCTGGAAGTCACCGACCCGTCGCTCGATCTCGACCACCAGTATTTCCGTGTGGTTTCGGTCTCTGAAGACAAAGATGGCTCGATGGCGGTGAGCGCAGTCCTCGAATATCCCGAGGGCCTGGAACTCTACGGTTATTCCAGCGAACCGGGGGCCGGAACGGTAGGAACCGCGGATCTCTATGGCGACCCGGGCGATGCTGTAGTTACGGTCGTCGAAACCTGGCAGCATGGATTCTTCGGGCAGGGGAGTTTTGTCGTCCACGCCGGCTCGCACCACCCCTCCTATGCCGGATCTGAAGTCCATGTTTCGGTAGATGGCGGCAATACCTTTGCCTACGCCGGGCGAACCACTACCCGGTCGGCGCAGGGGGCGACCCTGACCCTGCTGCTGGCAGGCGGAGCAGATCTGCAGCCGGCAGCCACCGTGGAGGTGGACATTGGGGCGACAGGCGGCACGCTCGAAAGCACCACCGCCGCCGGACTGACCAACGAGGAGAAGTTGGTCAATATCGAGGACGAGGTCATCGCCTACCAGACGGCGACCCTGATCGCCGCCAATCAATATCGGCTGACCGGATTGTATCGAGGGCGGCAGTCCACGGCCCGCGTAGATCATGGCATCGGCTCCTCATTCTGCTATCTCAATCCCCGGGCCTTGCAGGTGGATTTCCCGGCAACCCTGCAGGGCGAGACAGTCGTCTTCAAGGTCGCCTCAATCAATCACGCCGGGGAGGCGCAAGACCTGGCGGCCGTACCCGTCGTCAACCATCTGGTGGATGCGCTGATCGCCCCGATCATCGGCGACATGACCATTGACGGCAACTTGGCATTGTCGGGAATCCTGGACTTCGGCGGCCCGCAGTTGTATGGACTCGACGCCACCCACCTGGGAATCATCGGTTCACTGACCATTGACGGGGCCGCCATCTGGCTGCGCAACAACGGCTACGCGCAATACTCCATTGACTCGGCGGATGCTGCCGCCGGCACCTATTCGTTCACCTCTTACCGCCGCTATCGCGGCACCATCGCCGCCCCGACCGCCGTCCAGAACGGAGACTGGATTGGTGGTCTAAGGTTTGGCGGATACGATGGTGCCGCGATCCAATTGCGGGGCGGAATCTTCGCTCTTGTGGACGGGGCAGTCGCGGCCGGTGTGGTGCCGACTGCTATCAGCCTGCGGACAGGTACGGCTTCTCTGATCGAGAGATTCCGCATTTCCTCCGCCGGCCTCTTCACTATGGTCGGGCTTCCGGCCTACGCCAATAATGCGGCGGCGGTAGGCGGTGGTTTGACAGTAGGCCAACTATACCGGACGGGCGGCGATCCCGATATAGTATGTGTGGTTCACTAA